In Streptomyces camelliae, the sequence CCGCAGGTAGCGGTCAACGACATCGGTAACGAGGAAGCCTTCCTCGCAGCGATCGACGAGACGATCAAGTACTTCAACGACGGCGACATCGTCGACGGCGTCATCGTGAAGGTCGACCGGGACGAGGTCCTGCTCGACATCGGTTACAAGACCGAAGGTGTCATCCCGAGCCGCGAGCTCTCGATCAAGCACGACGTCGACCCGAACGAGGTCGTCGCCGTCGGCGACGAGATCGAGGCCCTGGTCCTCCAGAAGGAGGACAAGGAAGGCCGCCTGATCCTCTCGAAGAAGCGCGCCCAGTACGAGCGTGCCTGGGGCACCATCGAGAAGATCAAGGAAGAGGACGGCATCGTCACCGGTACCGTCATCGAGGTCGTCAAGGGTGGTCTCATCCTCGACATCGGCCTCCGTGGCTTCCTCCCGGCCTCCCTGGTCGAGATGCGCCGCGTCCGCGACCTCCAGCCGTACGTCGGCAAGGAGCTTGAGGCCAAGATCATCGAGCTGGACAAGAACCGCAACAACGTGGTCCTGTCCCGCCGTGCCTGGCTGGAGCAGACCCAGTCCGAGGTCCGCCAGACGTTCCTCACGACCCTCCAGAAGGGTCAGGTCCGCTCCGGTGTGGTCTCCTCGATCGTCAACTTCGGTGCCTTCGTGGACCTGGGTGGCGTCGACGGTCTGGTCCACGTCTCCGAGCTGTCCTGGAAGCACATCGACCACCCGTCCGAGGTCGTCGAGGTCGGCCAGGAGGTCACCGTCGAGGTCCTCGACGTCGACATGGACCGCGAGCGCGTCTCCCTGTCGCTGAAGGCGACCCAGGAAGACCCGTGGCAGCAGTTCGCCCGCACCCACCAGATCGGCCAGGTCGTACCCGGTAAGGTCACGAAGCTGGTGCCGTTCGGTGCGTTCGTCCGCGTGGACGAGGGCATCGAGGGTCTGGTCCACATCTCCGAGCTGGCCGAGCGCCACGTGGAGATCCCGGAGCAGGTCGTCCAGGTCAACGACGAGATCTTCGTCAAGGTCATCGACATCGACCTGGAGCGTCGTCGCATCAGCCTCTCGCTGAAGCAGGCCAACGAGTCCTTCGGTGCGCACCCGGAGGAGGTCGAGTTCGACCCGACCCTCTACGGCATGGCCGCGTCGTACGACGACCAGGGCAACTACATCTACCCCGAGGGCTTCGACCCGGAGACCAACGACTGGCTGCCGGGCTACGAGAAGCAGCGCGAGGAGTGGGAGCGCCAGTACGCCGAGGCGCAGGCCCGCTTCGAGCAGCACCAGCAGCAGGTCATCAAGTCCCGCGAGGCCGACGCTGCCGCTGCCGCCGAGGGTGGCGGCGAGGCCGCGGCTCCGGCCGCGACCGGTGGCTCGTACTCCTCCGAGGGCGCGGACACCTCCGGTGCGCTGGCCTCGGACGAGGCGCTGGCCGCGCTGCGCGAGAAGCTCGCCGGTGGCCAGAGCTGAACGCTAGCCGCTGGGCTTAGCCGATAGCTGGTCCTGAGGGGCCGTACCTTTCGAGGTGCGGCCCCTCAGCCGTCTTCCGGGGTGTTCGAGATCGCTGATCAGCGGCGTGTCATGGGAATGCCCGTGTTCCAGGGCGCGTTGACCAAGAGGAACACGAGGAGGAGCGGTCACAGTGCTTGATCCGCAGGGTTTGTACGCATGGGAGCCGAAGGGCCTCGCCGTTGTCGACATGGCGCTCGCCCAGGAGTCGGCCGGCCTTGTCATGCTCTACCACTTCGACGGATACATCGACGCGGGCGAGACCGGCGACCAGATCGTCGACCGGCTGCTCGACTCACTGCCCCACCAGCTCGTCGCCCGATTCGACCACGACCGGCTCGTGGACTACCGGGCCCGCCGGCCGCTGCTGACCTTCAAGCGCGACCGCTGGACCGAGTACGAGGTCCCGGCCATCGAGGTCCGCCTCGTCCAGGACACCACGGGCGCCCCCTTCCTGCTGC encodes:
- the rpsA gene encoding 30S ribosomal protein S1, whose amino-acid sequence is MTSSTETTATTPQVAVNDIGNEEAFLAAIDETIKYFNDGDIVDGVIVKVDRDEVLLDIGYKTEGVIPSRELSIKHDVDPNEVVAVGDEIEALVLQKEDKEGRLILSKKRAQYERAWGTIEKIKEEDGIVTGTVIEVVKGGLILDIGLRGFLPASLVEMRRVRDLQPYVGKELEAKIIELDKNRNNVVLSRRAWLEQTQSEVRQTFLTTLQKGQVRSGVVSSIVNFGAFVDLGGVDGLVHVSELSWKHIDHPSEVVEVGQEVTVEVLDVDMDRERVSLSLKATQEDPWQQFARTHQIGQVVPGKVTKLVPFGAFVRVDEGIEGLVHISELAERHVEIPEQVVQVNDEIFVKVIDIDLERRRISLSLKQANESFGAHPEEVEFDPTLYGMAASYDDQGNYIYPEGFDPETNDWLPGYEKQREEWERQYAEAQARFEQHQQQVIKSREADAAAAAEGGGEAAAPAATGGSYSSEGADTSGALASDEALAALREKLAGGQS